A window of the Janthinobacterium agaricidamnosum NBRC 102515 = DSM 9628 genome harbors these coding sequences:
- a CDS encoding SDR family NAD(P)-dependent oxidoreductase, whose amino-acid sequence MSTANTPSKKGIAVVTGASSGLGAVYADRLAGRGYDLILVARRVERLGVLARSLAEKYGVAVRAIAADLVVPADLQRVADELAANQDITMLVNNAGASTLAPLLTISKEKIDAMDRVNVTALTELTHAILPKFKERNHGTLINIGSVLSYQILPISTIYSGGKGYVMNFTRGLQQELADTGVVVQLVLPATTATEIWELSGVPLEKLDPATIMSAENCVDAALAGLDQGELVTLPSVEDQDLWEQYDAARLKLFAAGRTGKPASRYGLTA is encoded by the coding sequence ATGAGCACAGCAAACACACCATCCAAGAAGGGCATCGCAGTCGTTACCGGCGCATCGTCGGGCTTGGGCGCGGTCTACGCCGACCGCCTGGCCGGCCGCGGCTACGACCTGATCCTGGTGGCACGGCGCGTCGAGCGTCTTGGCGTCCTGGCCAGATCACTGGCCGAGAAATACGGCGTCGCCGTGCGCGCCATCGCCGCCGACCTGGTCGTGCCCGCCGACTTGCAGCGGGTAGCCGATGAGCTGGCCGCCAACCAGGATATCACCATGCTGGTCAACAACGCCGGTGCATCGACGCTGGCGCCGCTGCTGACGATCAGCAAAGAGAAAATCGATGCGATGGACCGCGTCAACGTGACGGCGCTGACCGAACTGACGCACGCGATATTGCCGAAATTTAAGGAGCGCAATCACGGCACGCTGATCAATATCGGTTCCGTGTTGTCTTATCAAATTTTGCCGATTAGTACCATCTACAGCGGCGGCAAGGGTTATGTGATGAATTTCACGCGTGGTTTGCAACAGGAACTGGCCGATACCGGTGTCGTGGTGCAACTGGTATTGCCAGCCACTACCGCGACGGAAATCTGGGAGCTGAGCGGCGTGCCGCTGGAAAAGCTGGATCCTGCCACTATCATGAGCGCCGAGAATTGTGTCGACGCCGCGCTGGCCGGCCTGGACCAGGGCGAACTGGTGACCTTACCTTCGGTGGAAGACCAGGATTTGTGGGAGCAATACGATGCGGCGCGCCTGAAATTGTTTGCCGCCGGCCGTACCGGCAAGCCTGCCTCGCGTTACGGCCTGACAGCTTGA
- a CDS encoding TetR/AcrR family transcriptional regulator has protein sequence MRYPAEETAEKHQRILTEAARLFREKGFDGVSVSQIMKATGLTHGPFYNHFTSKEALMAESTLHGSAHSRAGLDAAMQAPETMRQYIIDYVSTRHRDSPGDGCLMAALAGEVRNQPAVRPAFTFHLKNLVGKLASHFPWKQKNNPRQDAIVMAAAMVGAVALARAVDDAAFSDEILAAVRAAFTGQESIXXHTLN, from the coding sequence ATGCGATATCCTGCGGAAGAAACCGCCGAAAAGCACCAGCGCATTCTGACCGAAGCGGCCCGCCTATTCCGTGAAAAGGGTTTTGACGGCGTCAGCGTCAGCCAGATCATGAAAGCGACCGGCCTGACCCACGGGCCGTTCTACAACCACTTCACGTCGAAAGAGGCGTTGATGGCGGAAAGCACGCTGCACGGCTCGGCGCATTCGCGCGCAGGGTTGGACGCGGCCATGCAAGCCCCCGAAACGATGCGGCAATACATCATCGACTACGTCAGTACCCGGCACCGCGACAGCCCGGGCGACGGCTGCCTGATGGCGGCGCTGGCCGGCGAAGTGCGCAACCAGCCAGCGGTGCGCCCCGCGTTCACCTTCCACCTGAAAAACCTGGTCGGCAAACTGGCAAGCCACTTTCCATGGAAACAGAAAAACAATCCACGGCAAGACGCCATCGTCATGGCGGCGGCGATGGTCGGCGCAGTGGCGCTGGCCCGCGCGGTCGACGACGCCGCGTTTTCGGATGAAATACTGGCCGCGGTCAGAGCGGCGTTCACCGGCCAGGAATCAATCTNNNNNCACACACTTAATTAA
- a CDS encoding ABC transporter permease: protein MNWLTRLSQAFLLTWRAMLSDKGALTLLFAGGIIYSFFYPLPYTRESVQQVPVAVVDQDRSAMSRQITRYAMAHPSVKVVAVTPDLNVAQDLIWRNDIAGILFIPSGLQSKVLSGRSADVEVAGNGLYLMLNKAALNGLAEVIGTVSAGIEIKRLGAATPSVAQAAGQRQPIGVNPVPLFNVREGYGAYVVPGVATLIIQQTLLMAITMMFGTWFQRQTFPLARDGAAYCGMLLAYASVAAINCAYFFGFVFWWQDYPRGGNPGGLALLIVLFSLTLAAFGMLLGMLFRTRERGMQLLIATSMPVMFLAGLTWPDTALAPVLSWLRWLIPSTAGIQGFIALNQLGASLQEIRHELIGLIILLLVSVLLGLWRWSRPGRIRHF, encoded by the coding sequence ATGAACTGGCTCACACGTTTGTCCCAGGCATTCTTGCTGACCTGGCGCGCGATGCTGTCCGATAAGGGTGCGCTGACCTTGCTGTTTGCCGGCGGCATCATCTATTCCTTTTTTTATCCGCTGCCTTATACCCGCGAAAGCGTGCAGCAAGTGCCGGTAGCGGTGGTCGACCAGGACCGCAGCGCCATGTCGCGCCAGATCACGCGCTACGCGATGGCGCATCCGTCGGTCAAGGTGGTGGCCGTGACGCCGGATTTGAATGTCGCGCAAGATTTAATCTGGCGTAACGATATCGCCGGTATCTTGTTCATCCCATCCGGTTTGCAAAGCAAGGTGCTGTCCGGACGCAGCGCCGACGTGGAAGTGGCTGGCAACGGTTTGTATCTGATGCTCAACAAAGCCGCGCTGAACGGCTTGGCGGAAGTGATCGGCACGGTATCGGCCGGCATTGAAATCAAGCGGCTGGGCGCCGCCACGCCATCGGTCGCGCAGGCGGCCGGTCAGCGCCAGCCGATCGGCGTCAATCCGGTGCCCTTATTCAATGTGCGCGAAGGTTATGGCGCGTATGTGGTGCCGGGCGTGGCGACGCTGATCATCCAGCAAACCTTGTTGATGGCGATCACCATGATGTTCGGCACCTGGTTCCAGCGTCAAACCTTTCCATTGGCGCGCGACGGCGCGGCCTATTGCGGCATGTTGCTGGCGTATGCGTCGGTGGCCGCGATCAATTGCGCCTATTTTTTCGGCTTCGTCTTTTGGTGGCAAGACTATCCGCGCGGCGGCAATCCCGGCGGACTGGCCTTGCTGATCGTGTTGTTTTCCCTGACGCTGGCGGCCTTTGGCATGCTGCTCGGCATGTTATTTCGCACCCGAGAACGCGGCATGCAATTGCTGATCGCCACCTCGATGCCGGTCATGTTCCTGGCCGGGTTGACCTGGCCGGACACGGCCTTGGCGCCGGTATTGTCATGGCTGCGCTGGCTGATCCCATCGACCGCCGGCATACAGGGATTCATCGCCTTGAATCAACTGGGCGCGTCTTTGCAGGAAATCCGCCATGAGCTGATCGGATTGATTATTTTATTGCTTGTAAGCGTGTTACTTGGCCTGTGGCGCTGGAGCCGCCCAGGCAGGATCAGGCACTTTTGA
- a CDS encoding ABC transporter permease: MRHRLSTGLSREWSRLRADCWDMGMLSWIPLLLYGLIWLTFSSGIARDIPIAIIDQDQSSMSRQLIRWLDASPGIAVAEKVDSGPQALHLLRERSAYGFLLIPRGFQADLLGGRSASAQWFYNAQFSSHAGGLLRDVRSVTTTLSAGIEITARGKRGAAPVQAAQQFEPLRSKLVTLFNEHTSYESFLTLALIPSMLQIFVVVAVVTTIGRELRDGTVPQWLAAAQGSWPAAVAAKLVFPLAAFCLQALLFLLFFSVLRGWAVAGSIAALSAGLLLLVLAYLGVGLLLIGITLSLRNALSAAAFITAPAFAYAGQGFPLLAMPPLARTWAEALPLTHYLQLQSRHWLAGAPWTYGVPDLLALAGFALGCGAIGLLLLSKRGGVATAWGKT, translated from the coding sequence ATGCGCCATCGCTTGTCGACCGGACTGTCCCGGGAATGGTCGCGCTTGCGCGCCGATTGCTGGGACATGGGCATGCTGAGCTGGATTCCGCTGTTGCTATACGGCTTGATCTGGCTGACCTTTTCCAGCGGCATCGCGCGTGACATTCCAATCGCCATCATCGATCAAGATCAATCGTCGATGTCGCGTCAATTGATACGCTGGCTGGACGCATCCCCCGGGATTGCCGTGGCGGAGAAAGTCGATAGCGGCCCGCAAGCGCTGCACTTGCTGCGCGAACGGTCCGCCTACGGTTTCCTGCTGATACCGCGCGGTTTCCAGGCCGACTTGCTGGGTGGCCGCTCCGCCAGCGCGCAATGGTTTTACAACGCCCAGTTTTCATCCCATGCCGGCGGCTTGCTGCGCGACGTGCGCAGCGTGACCACGACCTTGTCGGCTGGCATCGAAATAACGGCGCGCGGCAAACGCGGCGCGGCGCCAGTGCAAGCGGCACAGCAATTCGAGCCGCTGCGCAGCAAACTGGTCACCTTGTTCAATGAACATACCAGCTATGAATCCTTTTTGACGCTGGCCCTGATTCCATCGATGCTGCAAATCTTCGTCGTGGTGGCGGTGGTCACCACCATCGGCCGCGAGTTGCGTGACGGCACGGTGCCGCAATGGCTGGCCGCCGCGCAAGGCAGCTGGCCGGCCGCGGTGGCGGCCAAGCTGGTTTTTCCACTGGCCGCTTTTTGCTTGCAAGCGCTGTTGTTCCTGTTGTTCTTCAGCGTGTTGCGCGGCTGGGCGGTGGCCGGTAGTATCGCCGCGCTGAGCGCCGGCCTGTTGCTGCTGGTGCTCGCTTATCTGGGCGTCGGCTTGTTGTTGATCGGCATTACCTTATCGCTGAGGAACGCCTTGTCGGCGGCGGCGTTTATTACCGCGCCGGCATTTGCCTACGCCGGCCAAGGTTTTCCATTGCTGGCGATGCCGCCGCTGGCGCGGACCTGGGCTGAAGCCTTGCCGCTGACCCATTATTTACAATTGCAAAGCCGCCATTGGCTGGCCGGCGCACCATGGACCTACGGCGTGCCCGATTTGCTGGCGCTGGCAGGTTTTGCGCTCGGCTGCGGGGCTATCGGCCTGCTGTTGTTGAGCAAGCGCGGCGGTGTTGCAACTGCGTGGGGCAAGACATGA
- a CDS encoding HlyD family secretion protein, with product MSTTAKKKPLLAGLAMVIVAAFLGWGLYQAFQPQRLPLQGQMDAQEVNVSSKVPGRVGALHVRLGQAVRQGDLLFELSSPEVHARIVQATAAEQAAQAVASKAEAGARPEEIEAARLNWQRAVTGATMARTTFGRVDAMFEQGVLARQKRDEAEAQWRAADQLAAAAKAQYDMARKGARSEDKQAAQAQVRQVAGVLSEAEIALSETRIVAPAAGQVSKIQIQPGELAPQGFPVITLVNLDDAWAVLQVREDEMAAFTMGTTHGAEVPALKRQVTFKVSSVALMPDFATWRAARPGGTDLRTFEIRLRPTTKVDGLRPGMSVVFAAF from the coding sequence ATGAGTACGACTGCCAAGAAAAAACCGTTGCTGGCCGGACTGGCGATGGTGATCGTTGCCGCTTTCCTCGGCTGGGGATTGTATCAAGCGTTCCAGCCGCAGCGTTTGCCGTTGCAAGGACAAATGGATGCACAGGAGGTCAATGTGTCGTCCAAGGTGCCGGGCCGGGTCGGCGCGCTGCACGTGCGGCTGGGACAAGCGGTGCGGCAGGGCGATCTGCTGTTTGAATTGAGCAGCCCCGAAGTGCACGCCAGGATCGTCCAGGCGACGGCGGCCGAACAGGCGGCGCAGGCGGTCGCATCGAAGGCCGAGGCCGGCGCGCGTCCGGAAGAAATCGAAGCGGCACGGCTGAACTGGCAGCGCGCCGTCACTGGCGCGACGATGGCCAGGACTACCTTTGGCCGGGTCGATGCAATGTTCGAGCAAGGCGTGCTGGCGCGCCAGAAACGCGATGAGGCCGAGGCGCAATGGCGTGCCGCAGATCAATTGGCGGCCGCCGCAAAAGCGCAATACGACATGGCGCGCAAGGGCGCCCGCAGCGAAGACAAACAGGCGGCCCAGGCGCAGGTACGGCAAGTGGCCGGCGTGTTGAGCGAGGCGGAAATCGCCTTGAGCGAAACCCGTATCGTGGCGCCCGCTGCCGGGCAAGTCAGCAAGATCCAGATACAGCCCGGCGAATTGGCGCCGCAAGGTTTCCCCGTCATCACCCTGGTGAACCTGGACGATGCATGGGCCGTGCTGCAAGTGCGCGAAGATGAGATGGCCGCGTTTACAATGGGCACCACACATGGCGCCGAGGTGCCGGCATTAAAGCGGCAAGTAACGTTCAAGGTCAGTTCGGTCGCGCTGATGCCGGACTTCGCCACCTGGCGCGCGGCGCGGCCGGGCGGTACCGATTTGCGGACCTTCGAAATCCGCTTGCGTCCGACAACCAAGGTCGATGGATTGCGTCCTGGCATGTCGGTCGTGTTTGCGGCGTTCTGA
- a CDS encoding TolC family protein, whose protein sequence is MLARYGKIAFLGAIAIMPAPAMAGAPTVRLSFADALEQASAASGAVQGAALDARAKTLKAQALSRIDGPSLDLTGFRGRLSTDVNLDTSRLSGIAGGVEAALPGLPVPDIPNAIDRNVAVNLSSFGLRSIWPLYTGGRLDAIKGLAAGLGQEAEAEQIDAEEKLATSVAQRYFQLLLAQRVVAVRAEATAGIAEHQGNARKLELGGLISRAERLRADVALAGARSDEAQARSDLEIAQVALNRLLNVTATVQPGTPLFVHSLPVGSLQSFIDTGMRQNAAWKKIDSKRHQAQESLKLQGKEYSPTVFAVGNYNLNRGSEKLVQSNWMVGVAVSVPLVGRIDTGKMIQAAKLDQERVEVTAQQAGRDIPTLIEKQWRALENARIQFMSSASSVELARENIKLQAAAFKQGQATSLDEIDARLNLARIETQRAQTAYHYVMALAQLLEASGQPRQLSGLANSADILFPVDGH, encoded by the coding sequence ATGCTTGCACGGTACGGAAAAATCGCGTTCTTGGGCGCCATCGCCATCATGCCGGCGCCGGCGATGGCGGGCGCACCAACAGTACGACTCAGCTTTGCCGATGCGCTGGAGCAAGCCAGCGCCGCTTCCGGCGCGGTGCAGGGCGCGGCGCTGGATGCCCGCGCCAAGACCTTGAAAGCGCAAGCGTTGTCGCGCATCGATGGTCCGTCGCTGGACTTGACCGGTTTTCGCGGCCGTCTGTCGACCGACGTCAATCTCGATACCAGCCGCTTGTCCGGCATTGCGGGCGGCGTCGAGGCGGCGCTGCCCGGCTTGCCGGTGCCGGACATTCCCAATGCCATCGACCGCAATGTCGCCGTGAATTTGTCATCGTTCGGCTTGCGCAGCATCTGGCCGCTCTACACCGGCGGCAGGCTCGACGCGATCAAGGGCTTGGCGGCCGGCTTGGGCCAGGAAGCCGAGGCCGAACAGATCGATGCCGAAGAGAAATTGGCGACCTCGGTGGCGCAACGCTATTTCCAACTATTGCTGGCCCAGCGCGTCGTCGCCGTACGGGCCGAGGCGACGGCCGGCATTGCCGAACATCAAGGCAATGCCCGCAAGCTGGAGCTGGGCGGCTTGATTTCACGGGCCGAACGATTGCGTGCCGATGTGGCGCTGGCTGGCGCCCGCAGTGACGAGGCGCAGGCGCGCAGCGACCTTGAAATCGCCCAGGTCGCACTGAACCGCTTGTTGAATGTGACTGCCACCGTGCAGCCGGGTACACCCTTGTTCGTGCATAGCTTGCCGGTCGGTTCGCTGCAATCGTTCATCGATACCGGCATGCGCCAGAATGCGGCCTGGAAGAAGATCGATAGCAAGCGTCATCAGGCGCAAGAATCGCTGAAGCTGCAAGGCAAGGAATACAGCCCGACCGTGTTCGCGGTCGGGAATTACAACTTGAATCGCGGCAGTGAAAAACTGGTGCAATCGAACTGGATGGTCGGGGTCGCCGTCAGCGTGCCGCTGGTGGGGCGCATCGATACCGGAAAAATGATACAAGCCGCCAAACTGGACCAGGAGAGGGTGGAAGTGACGGCGCAGCAAGCCGGGCGCGATATTCCGACGCTGATCGAAAAACAGTGGCGCGCGCTGGAAAACGCCCGCATCCAGTTCATGTCCAGTGCTTCGTCGGTGGAGTTGGCGCGTGAAAACATCAAACTGCAAGCGGCGGCTTTCAAGCAAGGGCAGGCGACGTCGCTCGATGAAATCGACGCCCGCCTGAACCTGGCCAGGATCGAAACCCAGCGCGCGCAAACCGCCTACCACTATGTGATGGCGCTGGCCCAATTGCTGGAAGCGAGCGGCCAGCCGCGGCAATTATCCGGGCTGGCGAACTCCGCCGACATTCTCTTCCCCGTGGATGGACATTGA
- a CDS encoding Pls/PosA family non-ribosomal peptide synthetase: MNDFTPQQPVPQALHSDILYGPAQPELLREEVLADLLENTARLTPDHLALIDGAQRLSYRELDQQASLAAGRLIDAGVKPGDIVGLWLPRGITLLVMQAAIAKAGAAWLPVDEDTPVERLQVCLDDASGAGLVSCEQFLPRLNALAVPLARPVWTAESLLATPCANHQVTRRGLVSPDQPAYVIYTSGSTGKPKGILISQRSICHFLRSENAVLGIRSDDRVYQGFSVAFDMSFEEIWIAYLVGATLWIGAKEISGDPETLPRMLQANNVTVIHAVPTLLALFSSDVPSLRLINLGGEMCPESLVERWASPGRLMFNTYGPTEATVSCSLAQLVPGQPVTIGTPLPNYGLLVIATPDDSHPGQALRLLPRGDTGELCITGPGLAAGYLGRPDLTVEKFLPNPWRSGAHDARLYRTGDLARIDADGQVLCLGRADDQVKIRGFRVELGEIEALLAQQAGIGTVAVLLRKDDGIDQLVAYLVPEAAAADDAVSAKTLRHALNQHLPPYMVPGRFEVLDSMPRLTSGKIDRKALKAMPLSAPPAGSAGDSDMAETPAEAALFAALATLFPGQPIVRNADFFSDLGGHSFFAARLASTLRADPRFAHITVRDIYHNRQIGRIAAALADAPETQTAQADWTPPSSVKRWLCGLAQAVAVPGLVTLRMAQWMAPFFTYHFFTGDPGDSVPRAIAASLLIFMLATVMEFVIAIAGKWLIAGRLKAGNYPLWGWTYFRWWLADRLVETAPIYLLSGSSLYSWWLRALGARIGSEVIIGSVTLRSPDLLTIGNNVSIGNAVNFENARVERGRLLLGQITLGDDSCISSFAVLEGNTTIGQAGHLEGQSALADGASVPAGRLWGGSPARDNGAFDASVQAPRPPVTRLRLAGEALFFLFGIVLINVLFFMPVFPSFVLIDWFDEHDYMPWLQGNDISVQLTRYFILAFPASAVLIVLTALVSAGIRWSALPRLKPGRSPVHSNLYCAKWLVSHIQEASLNVLHGIYATVFAPYWYRLLGAKVGRGAEISTALGVVPDMLTLGDETFIADAVMLGDEHIDGGWMTMRPTVISHRSFVGNGSYIPDGTTLPEHVLIGVHSYAPTNTQMQSGDTWLGSPPIHLPAREQVSGYPEKLTFRPSLMRRIGRSLIEAFRIVAPHAVVIAVGYTLVLDVMPLAGAGRWGEVVADLAIAGLAYGIGNYIVVLLLKWLLLGRYKKHAAPMWTPFVWLSEGVTNLYEGIAIPNFMRYLRGTPMLPVAFNLMGCKIGRGVYLDTTDITEFDCVTIGDYSELNALCCPQTHLFEDRVMKIDHVDIGSKVYMGPRSAVLYSAKVGDNARLGPLTLVMKGEHIPASGNWAGCPAAPVR; the protein is encoded by the coding sequence ATGAATGATTTCACCCCGCAACAACCAGTACCACAAGCACTACACTCCGACATCTTGTACGGGCCGGCCCAGCCGGAATTGCTGCGTGAAGAAGTACTGGCCGATTTGCTGGAAAACACGGCAAGACTCACCCCGGACCACCTTGCGCTGATCGATGGCGCACAACGTCTCAGTTACCGCGAACTCGATCAGCAAGCCAGCCTGGCCGCCGGCCGCCTGATCGATGCCGGCGTAAAACCCGGCGACATCGTCGGTTTATGGTTGCCGCGCGGCATTACCTTACTGGTGATGCAGGCCGCCATCGCCAAGGCCGGCGCGGCCTGGCTGCCAGTCGATGAAGATACTCCTGTCGAACGCCTGCAAGTCTGCCTGGACGACGCCAGTGGCGCCGGCCTGGTCAGTTGCGAACAATTTTTGCCGCGCCTGAACGCATTGGCCGTCCCGCTGGCACGCCCGGTATGGACCGCAGAAAGCTTGCTGGCGACGCCTTGCGCAAACCACCAGGTGACGCGGCGCGGTCTCGTCTCGCCCGATCAGCCTGCCTATGTGATTTACACATCCGGTTCGACCGGCAAGCCGAAAGGCATCTTGATTTCGCAGCGCAGCATTTGCCATTTCTTGCGCAGCGAAAACGCGGTGCTCGGCATCCGCAGCGACGACCGCGTGTATCAAGGGTTCTCGGTCGCGTTCGACATGTCGTTCGAGGAAATCTGGATCGCCTACCTGGTCGGCGCCACCTTGTGGATAGGCGCCAAGGAAATCAGTGGCGATCCGGAAACACTGCCGCGCATGCTGCAAGCCAACAATGTGACGGTGATCCACGCGGTGCCAACCTTGCTGGCCCTGTTCAGCAGCGACGTGCCGAGCTTGCGCCTGATTAACCTGGGGGGCGAAATGTGCCCGGAATCGCTGGTCGAGCGCTGGGCCAGCCCGGGTCGCTTGATGTTCAACACTTATGGCCCGACCGAAGCAACGGTGTCGTGCAGCCTGGCGCAACTGGTGCCGGGCCAGCCGGTGACGATCGGCACGCCGTTGCCGAATTACGGTTTATTGGTGATCGCCACGCCGGACGACAGCCACCCCGGACAAGCATTGAGACTGCTGCCGCGCGGCGACACGGGAGAGCTGTGCATCACCGGGCCGGGCCTTGCAGCAGGCTACCTCGGGCGGCCGGATCTGACGGTGGAAAAATTCCTGCCCAATCCATGGCGCAGCGGCGCCCACGACGCGCGCCTGTACCGCACCGGCGACCTGGCGCGCATCGATGCCGACGGACAAGTCTTGTGCCTGGGCCGCGCCGACGACCAGGTCAAGATCCGCGGTTTCCGCGTCGAGCTGGGAGAGATCGAAGCCTTGCTGGCGCAACAAGCCGGCATCGGCACCGTCGCGGTGTTGCTGCGTAAGGATGACGGCATCGACCAGTTGGTCGCCTACCTGGTGCCGGAAGCGGCAGCGGCCGACGATGCCGTTTCCGCCAAGACCTTGCGCCATGCGCTGAACCAGCACTTGCCGCCGTATATGGTGCCGGGCCGCTTCGAAGTGCTCGACAGCATGCCGCGCTTAACCTCCGGCAAGATCGACCGCAAGGCATTAAAGGCGATGCCGCTCAGCGCGCCGCCGGCCGGCAGCGCGGGCGATTCCGATATGGCCGAAACGCCTGCCGAAGCGGCGCTGTTCGCGGCACTGGCGACGCTGTTTCCCGGCCAGCCTATCGTGCGCAACGCCGATTTTTTCAGCGACCTGGGCGGCCACTCGTTCTTTGCCGCCCGGCTCGCCTCGACGCTACGCGCCGACCCGCGTTTTGCCCACATCACCGTGCGCGACATTTATCATAACCGGCAAATCGGCCGCATCGCCGCCGCGCTGGCCGATGCGCCCGAAACCCAAACCGCGCAAGCCGACTGGACGCCGCCGTCAAGCGTCAAACGGTGGCTGTGCGGCCTGGCGCAGGCAGTGGCCGTGCCGGGCCTGGTCACCTTGCGCATGGCGCAATGGATGGCGCCGTTTTTCACGTACCACTTCTTTACCGGCGATCCCGGCGACTCGGTGCCGCGCGCAATCGCCGCCTCGCTCCTGATCTTCATGCTGGCCACGGTGATGGAATTTGTAATTGCCATCGCCGGCAAATGGCTGATCGCCGGGCGCCTCAAGGCTGGCAATTACCCGCTGTGGGGCTGGACTTATTTCCGCTGGTGGCTGGCCGACCGCCTGGTCGAAACGGCGCCGATCTACCTGCTCAGCGGCTCGTCGCTGTATAGCTGGTGGCTGCGCGCCTTGGGCGCCAGGATAGGCAGCGAAGTCATCATCGGTTCGGTCACGCTGCGCTCGCCGGATCTGCTAACCATCGGCAACAACGTCAGCATCGGCAACGCCGTCAATTTTGAAAACGCGCGAGTTGAACGGGGCCGCTTGCTGCTGGGCCAGATCACGCTGGGCGACGATAGCTGCATCAGCTCTTTTGCAGTGCTTGAAGGCAATACCACGATCGGCCAGGCCGGCCATCTGGAAGGCCAGTCGGCGTTGGCCGATGGCGCCAGCGTGCCGGCCGGACGCCTATGGGGCGGTTCGCCGGCGCGCGACAACGGCGCTTTCGATGCAAGTGTGCAAGCGCCACGGCCACCGGTGACGCGCTTGCGGCTGGCGGGCGAAGCGTTGTTCTTCCTGTTCGGCATCGTGCTGATCAATGTGCTGTTCTTCATGCCGGTATTCCCGAGTTTTGTGCTGATCGACTGGTTCGACGAACACGACTACATGCCCTGGCTGCAAGGCAATGACATCAGCGTGCAACTGACGCGTTATTTTATCCTGGCCTTCCCTGCCAGCGCGGTGCTGATCGTCTTGACGGCGCTGGTGTCGGCCGGCATCCGCTGGAGCGCCTTGCCGCGGCTAAAACCGGGCCGCTCACCAGTACACAGCAATCTGTATTGCGCCAAATGGCTGGTCAGCCACATCCAGGAAGCCAGCTTGAACGTGCTGCACGGTATCTATGCAACCGTTTTCGCGCCCTACTGGTATCGCTTGCTGGGCGCCAAGGTCGGTCGCGGCGCCGAAATTTCGACCGCGCTCGGCGTGGTGCCGGACATGCTGACGCTGGGCGATGAAACCTTCATCGCCGACGCCGTCATGCTGGGCGACGAACACATCGACGGCGGCTGGATGACGATGCGTCCAACCGTGATTTCGCACCGCAGCTTTGTCGGCAACGGCAGTTATATTCCAGACGGCACCACCCTGCCGGAACATGTGCTGATCGGCGTGCACTCGTACGCGCCGACCAATACCCAGATGCAGAGCGGCGACACCTGGCTCGGTTCGCCGCCTATCCATTTGCCGGCGCGCGAGCAAGTCAGCGGTTATCCGGAAAAACTGACGTTCCGGCCGTCGCTGATGCGCCGTATCGGACGCAGCCTGATCGAAGCGTTCCGCATCGTCGCGCCGCACGCGGTGGTGATCGCGGTCGGCTACACGCTGGTGCTGGACGTAATGCCGCTGGCCGGCGCCGGACGCTGGGGCGAAGTGGTGGCCGACCTGGCGATTGCCGGCCTGGCCTACGGCATCGGTAATTACATCGTCGTGTTGCTGCTCAAATGGCTGCTGCTGGGACGCTACAAAAAACACGCGGCGCCGATGTGGACGCCGTTTGTCTGGTTGTCCGAAGGCGTGACCAATTTGTACGAAGGGATCGCGATACCGAACTTCATGCGCTACCTGCGCGGCACGCCGATGTTGCCGGTAGCGTTCAACTTAATGGGTTGCAAGATCGGCCGCGGCGTTTACCTGGACACCACCGACATCACCGAATTCGATTGCGTGACCATCGGCGACTACAGCGAATTGAATGCGCTGTGCTGCCCGCAAACCCATTTATTCGAAGACCGCGTCATGAAGATCGACCATGTCGACATCGGCAGCAAGGTGTATATGGGACCGCGCAGTGCGGTGTTGTACAGCGCCAAGGTCGGCGATAACGCCAGGCTGGGGCCATTGACGCTGGTGATGAAGGGCGAACACATTCCAGCCTCCGGCAACTGGGCCGGCTGCCCGGCGGCGCCGGTGCGTTAA